A genome region from Manihot esculenta cultivar AM560-2 chromosome 5, M.esculenta_v8, whole genome shotgun sequence includes the following:
- the LOC110615964 gene encoding protein RALF-like 32 gives MRHPTKIFTFRNNHKERKIPIPFLYKVIEANQKRKLTQKKETWSRRIPFSTSPSLCNGSIAECGEDNELLMESEISRRILEQSKYISPGALKRDQPVCNGGASGQSYSSSCLPPSSNPETRGCSKYYRCRSDSR, from the exons ATGCGGCATCCCACTAAGATCTTCACTTTCAGAAATAAtcataaagaaagaaaaattcccATTCCATTCCTCTATAAAGTGATTGAAGCAAACCAGAAAAGAAAATTGACCCAAAAAAAAGAAACATGGAGCAGAAGAATTCCATTTTCTACATCTCCTTCCTT ATGCAATGGTTCAATAGCAGAGTGCGGTGAAGATAACGAGTTGTTGATGGAATCGGAAATCAGCAGGAGGATTCTAGAACAGAGTAAATACATATCACCAGGAGCTCTGAAGAGGGACCAACCAGTTTGCAATGGAGGTGCTAGTGGCCAGTCCTATAGTAGCAGTTGTTTGCCGCCCTCTTCCAATCCTGAAACGCGTGGCTGTTCTAAGTACTATCGTTGTAGGTCCGATTCTCGATGA
- the LOC110614602 gene encoding histidine protein methyltransferase 1 homolog isoform X1 → MAGNSTFKLFSTSGGLGFFDSSSEPPLPPPPPPVEVLSSQVSSTLKCSVEPVNLDGLTLLKGRLSTKDVFGLPNSDLVPGVYEGGLKLWEGSLDLVKALRSEVQNGHLSFAGKRVLELGCGHGLPGIFACLEGAAVVHFQDFNAEVLQSLTIPNVNVNISKEFHCTASDEKNCDSGVELRFFAGDWAQIHRCLPHVHNSEEDLNCCSEQCPVSGYDIILMAETIYSLSAQQSLYGLIKKCVQRPYGVVYMAAKKYYFGVGGGTRQFLSMVEKDGVMDASLVAEVVDGSSNVREVWKLWVK, encoded by the exons ATGGCCGGAAATTCAACGTTTAAATTATTTTCGACGTCGGGAGGTTTAGGGTTTTTCGATTCTTCTTCTGAGCCGCCTCTCCCTCCTCCCCCTCCTCCTGTCGAAGTACTTTCTTCTCAG GTTTCATCCACTTTGAAATGCTCTGTGGAACCAGTAAACTTGGATGGTCTTACTTTGCTCAAG GGACGGCTAAGTACCAAAGATGTTTTTGGATTGCCTAACTCTGATTTAGTACCTGGTGTCTATGAAG GGGGACTAAAGCTTTGGGAAGGTTCACTGGACCTTGTTAAAGCTCTCCGCTCAGAGGTTCAAAATGGGCATTTATCATTTGCAGGAAAGCGAGTTTTGGAG CTTGGATGTGGTCATGGACTTCCTGGGATCTTTGCATGCCTTGAg GGTGCAGCTGTTGTACATTTTCAAGATTTCAATGCAGAAGTTTTGCAATCTCTCACCATTCCCAATGTAAATGTCAATATTTCAAAAGAATTTCACTGTACTGCATCAGATGAGAAAAATTGTGATTCTGGTGTGGAATTACGTTTTTTTGCTGGTGACTGGGCTCAAATCCATCGTTGTCTTCCTCATGTACACAACAGTGAAGAAGATCTGAACTGTTGCTCAGAGCAGTGTCCAGTTTCGGGTTATGATATCATTTTAATGGCAGAGACTATATATTCACTCTCTGCTCAACAAAGTCTCTATGGACTTATAAAGAAG TGTGTACAGCGTCCTTATGGAGTGGTATATATGGCAGCAAAAAAGTATTATTTTGGAGTTGGTGGAGGAACACGCCAATTCCTATCCATGGTAGAGAAAGATG GAGTTATGGATGCAAGTTTGGTTGCAGAAGTTGTGGATGGTTCTTCTAATGTTCGAGAGGTGTGGAAGCTTTGGGTGAAGTAA
- the LOC110616010 gene encoding protein RALF-like 32, with the protein METRKGKFCLYNVLATLSVLMMFFHLHQPTSQFEVSAENGQCSDPMLEMRSEIVGEELSTESSRRILQPTKYISVGILRADQAICGKDARGNSYSKSCLPPSSNGYSRGCSRIYKCRSD; encoded by the coding sequence ATGGAAACAAGAAAGGGAAAATTCTGCTTGTACAATGTTCTTGCAACACTATCAGTATTAATGATGTTCTTCCATCTTCACCAGCCCACTTCCCAGTTTGAAGTTTCTGCTGAAAATGGACAATGCAGTGATCCCATGTTGGAGATGAGAAGTGAAATTGTAGGTGAAGAATTGTCAACGGAGTCTAGTCGGAGAATTCTTCAGCCAACCAAATACATTAGTGTGGGAATTCTCCGGGCAGATCAAGCCATCTGTGGAAAGGATGCAAGAGGTAATTCCTACAGTAAAAGTTGCCTGCCTCCATCATCCAATGGATATTCCAGAGGGTGCTCCAGAATCTACAAGTGCAGGAGTGATTAA
- the LOC110615298 gene encoding sufE-like protein 1, chloroplastic/mitochondrial, with translation MAASISTSLRLFTTRVPISSYSLKPLISTVKPINLSFYIFSRPISFDSIATKKPSPVLVSASSAASLQPIEELPPKLQEIVKLFQSVAKPKAKYEQLLFYGKNLKPLDTQFKTRDNKVEGCVSQVWVRAYLDTDRNVVFEADSDSVLTKGLAALLVQGLSGRPVDEVLRVSPDFVVLLGLQQSLTPSRNNGFLNMLKLMQKKALELYLEAEKGSGLGSNSGNVDRENLNDGLSKKKENIEVKGSNSGAGVENSSIAMNLSENFVSSSESKVGGGVGKDSDNLGSRGKRIKEILERELSPTELEVEDISYQHAGHAGVRGSDGETHFNLKVVSKEFEGKSLVKRHRLVYGLLQDELQSGLHALSIVAKAPAEVDAR, from the coding sequence ATGGCTGCTTCAATCTCTACTTCCCTCCGCTTATTCACAACCAGAGTTCCAATATCTTCTTATTCATTAAAACCACTAATCTCAACAGTAAAACCCATAAATCTATCCTTCTATATTTTCTCTAGGCCTATATCTTTCGACAGTATCGCTACGAAAAAGCCATCGCCAGTGCTTGTATCAGCATCAAGCGCTGCTTCTCTGCAACCCATTGAAGAACTCCCTCCGAAGCTTCAAGAGATTGTCAAGCTCTTCCAATCTGTTGCGAAACCCAAGGCTAAATACGAGCAGCTCCTTTTTTATGGCAAGAACTTGAAACCACTCGATACCCAATTCAAAACGAGAGACAACAAAGTAGAAGGTTGTGTATCCCAAGTTTGGGTCCGGGCATATTTAGACACCGATAGGAATGTTGTATTTGAGGCTGATTCGGATTCGGTTCTGACAAAGGGGCTTGCAGCTTTGCTTGTTCAAGGGCTTTCGGGGCGGCCAGTGGATGAGGTTTTGAGGGTTTCGCCAGATTTTGTGGTGCTTCTTGGATTGCAACAGAGTTTGACCCCTTCAAGGAATAATGGgttcttgaatatgttaaaATTGATGCAAAAGAAGGCACTTGAGTTGTATTTGGAGGCTGAGAAGGGTAGTGGGCTTGGGTCGAATTCTGGGAATGTTGACAGGGAAAATCTGAACGATGGATTGAGTaagaaaaaagagaatattGAAGTGAAAGGTTCAAATAGCGGTGCTGGTGTTGAGAACTCGAGTATTGCAATGAATTTGAGTGAGAATTTTGTTTCGAGTTCGGAATCCAAAGTTGGTGGTGGTGTTGGTAAGGATTCAGATAATTTAGGGAGTAGAGGAAAAAGAATTAAGGAGATATTGGAGAGAGAGTTAAGTCCCACTGAATTAGAAGTGGAGGATATCTCTTATCAGCATGCAGGGCATGCTGGTGTGAGAGGAAGTGACGGTGAGACACATTTCAATTTGAAAGTTGTGTCAAAAGAATTTGAAGGGAAGAGCTTGGTGAAGAGGCATAGGCTCGTCTATGGTTTGTTGCAAGATGAATTACAAAGCGGCTTGCACGCGCTGTCAATTGTGGCAAAGGCACCGGCTGAAGTTGATGCAAGATGA
- the LOC110614602 gene encoding histidine protein methyltransferase 1 homolog isoform X2, translating into MAGNSTFKLFSTSGGLGFFDSSSEPPLPPPPPPVEVLSSQVSSTLKCSVEPVNLDGLTLLKGRLSTKDVFGLPNSDLVPGVYEGGLKLWEGSLDLVKALRSEVQNGHLSFAGKRVLELGCGHGLPGIFACLEGAAVVHFQDFNAEVLQSLTIPNVNVNISKEFHCTASDEKNCDSGVELRFFAGDWAQIHRCLPHVHNSEEDLNCCSEQCPVSGYDIILMAETIYSLSAQQSLYGLIKKCVQRPYGVVYMAAKKYYFGVGGGTRQFLSMVEKDGVMDASLVAEVVDGSSNVREVLWLSI; encoded by the exons ATGGCCGGAAATTCAACGTTTAAATTATTTTCGACGTCGGGAGGTTTAGGGTTTTTCGATTCTTCTTCTGAGCCGCCTCTCCCTCCTCCCCCTCCTCCTGTCGAAGTACTTTCTTCTCAG GTTTCATCCACTTTGAAATGCTCTGTGGAACCAGTAAACTTGGATGGTCTTACTTTGCTCAAG GGACGGCTAAGTACCAAAGATGTTTTTGGATTGCCTAACTCTGATTTAGTACCTGGTGTCTATGAAG GGGGACTAAAGCTTTGGGAAGGTTCACTGGACCTTGTTAAAGCTCTCCGCTCAGAGGTTCAAAATGGGCATTTATCATTTGCAGGAAAGCGAGTTTTGGAG CTTGGATGTGGTCATGGACTTCCTGGGATCTTTGCATGCCTTGAg GGTGCAGCTGTTGTACATTTTCAAGATTTCAATGCAGAAGTTTTGCAATCTCTCACCATTCCCAATGTAAATGTCAATATTTCAAAAGAATTTCACTGTACTGCATCAGATGAGAAAAATTGTGATTCTGGTGTGGAATTACGTTTTTTTGCTGGTGACTGGGCTCAAATCCATCGTTGTCTTCCTCATGTACACAACAGTGAAGAAGATCTGAACTGTTGCTCAGAGCAGTGTCCAGTTTCGGGTTATGATATCATTTTAATGGCAGAGACTATATATTCACTCTCTGCTCAACAAAGTCTCTATGGACTTATAAAGAAG TGTGTACAGCGTCCTTATGGAGTGGTATATATGGCAGCAAAAAAGTATTATTTTGGAGTTGGTGGAGGAACACGCCAATTCCTATCCATGGTAGAGAAAGATG GAGTTATGGATGCAAGTTTGGTTGCAGAAGTTGTGGATGGTTCTTCTAATGTTCGAGAG GTCTTGTGGCTGTCCATATGA
- the LOC110614405 gene encoding probable xyloglucan galactosyltransferase GT14: MEKQITRLCCKNQLWLVILVSFVFCFVLFCFDYSVLTGTQERVTAFVSNYENSNSAQKSKPVQVPENLKETSIKPMKTDYHKDSCLGRYIYIHRLPKRFNQELLDNCGSITVGTEHNMCPYLVNYALGHEVENSQGILLNKSWYSTNQFLLEVIFHYRMKKYKCLTNDSSRASAIYIPFYAGLDVSGYLWGVKTSVRDQSAFDLVKWLVEKPEWKKMLGRDHFLVAGRISWDFRRQTDNESDWGSKFRFLPESNNMSMLAIESSSWNNDYAIPYPTCFHPSKDSEVLQWQDKMRRQKRPYLFSFAGAPRPDLQESVRGKIIEECLASKNLCKLLECDYGVNGAINCDNPANVMKLFQNSVYCLQPTGDSYTRRSIFDSILAGCIPVFFHPGTAYAQYKWHLPKNYSKYSVYIPVRDVKDWKTGINETLLRIPQDRVMAMREEVIKLIPRIIYADPRSRLETFEDAFDLAVKGILERIERVRWEIKERKDPSIGFAEGDDYKYTFSGYVGEE; encoded by the coding sequence ATGGAGAAGCAAATTACAAGACTTTGCTGCAAGAATCAACTCTGGTTGGTCATTCTTGTTTCCTTTGTTTTCTGCTTTGTGTTGTTTTGCTTTGATTATTCAGTTCTAACTGGAACCCAAGAAAGGGTCACTGCTTTTGTTAGCAACTATGAAAATTCAAACTCTGCCCAAAAATCCAAACCCGTCCAGGTCCCTGAAAATCTCAAAGAAACCTCCATTAAACCCATGAAAACTGATTATCATAAGGATTCTTGTTTGGGTCGATACATTTATATTCATCGTCTTCCTAAGAGATTCAACCAAGAATTGCTTGACAATTGTGGGTCAATCACAGTAGGGACTGAGCATAACATGTGTCCTTACTTGGTTAATTATGCTTTGGGTCATGAGGTAGAAAATTCTCAAGGAATTTTGTTAAACAAGAGTTGGTACTCTACCAATCAATTCTTGTTAGAAGTCATTTTTCACTACAGAATGAAGAAATACAAATGCTTGACTAATGATTCTTCTCGTGCCTCTGCTATTTATATCCCATTTTATGCGGGTCTTGATGTTAGCGGATACCTTTGGGGTGTTAAAACATCAGTGAGAGATCAATCTGCTTTTGATCTAGTCAAGTGGCTTGTTGAAAAGCCTGAATGGAAGAAAATGTTGGGTAGAGACCATTTCTTGGTTGCAGGGAGGATTTCTTGGGATTTTAGAAGGCAAACCGACAATGAATCTGATTGGGGTAGCAAGTTTAGGTTCTTGCCAGAATCTAATAACATGTCAATGTTGGCAATTGAGTCTAGCTCTTGGAACAATGATTATGCCATACCATATCCAACTTGTTTTCATCCTTCAAAAGATAGTGAGGTGTTGCAATGGCAAGATAAGATGAGAAGACAAAAAAGGCCATACTTGTTTTCTTTTGCTGGTGCCCCAAGGCCTGATCTTCAAGAGTCTGTTCGAGGAAAGATTATTGAGGAATGCCTAGCTTCAAAGAACTTATGCAAGTTGTTAGAGTGTGATTATGGTGTTAATGGTGCTATTAATTGTGATAATCCAGCGAATGTGATGAAATTGTTTCAGAATTCAGTTTACTGCTTGCAGCCTACAGGTGATTCATACACTAGGCGATCcatatttgattcgattttggcAGGGTGCATTCCAGTTTTCTTTCATCCAGGCACTGCTTATGCTCAGTATAAGTGGCATTTACCAAAGAATTATAGTAAATATTCTGTTTACATACCTGTGAGAGATGTTAAAGATTGGAAAACTGGCATAAACGAGACATTACTTAGAATACCGCAGGATAGAGTAATGGCCATGAGAGAGGAGGTTATAAAGCTCATTCCAAGGATCATATATGCAGATCCCAGGTCTAGATTGGAGACCTTTGAAGATGCATTTGATTTAGCAGTCAAGGGAATTCTTGAGAGAATAGAGAGAGTTAGGTGGGAAATTAAGGAGAGAAAGGATCCTAGCATTGGATTTGCAGAAGGGGATGATTACAAGTATACTTTTTCTGGTTATGTAGGAGAAGAGTGA